A region of Lolium rigidum isolate FL_2022 unplaced genomic scaffold, APGP_CSIRO_Lrig_0.1 contig_23317_1, whole genome shotgun sequence DNA encodes the following proteins:
- the LOC124680627 gene encoding cytokinin dehydrogenase 5-like, protein MARCLAFMLFLQLYCLVSTVGLPLPLEPAELLQLGSDVGGGRLSVDPADLREASGDFGGFTRAEPPLAVYHPRGAGDVAALVRAAYSRGDGLRVSARGHGHSISGQAQAPGGVVVDMSRHKAAARALPAYSSAVGGHYVDVWGGELWIDVLNWTLAHGGLAPRSWTDYLYLSVGGTLSNAGISGQAFHHGPQISNVYELDIVTGKGETVTCSATTNSDLFFGALGGLGQFGIITRARIALEPAPRKVRWIRALYSNFTEFTADQERLISQHGGRRFDYVEAFVVAAEGLINNWRSSFFSPQNPVKLSSLKQHTGVLYCLEVTKNYDDSTAATVDQEVDALLGDLNFLPGTVFTTDLPYVDFLDRVHKAELKLRSKGMWEVPHPWLNLFVPASRIADFDRGVFHGILGSRTSGGPILIYPMNKHKWDPMSSVVTPDEEVFYLVAFLRSALPGAAQTLDELARQNRQILDFCADTGIGAKQYLPNHKSQPSWEAHFGPERWARFASLKAKYDPRAMLATGQGIFPQPATDSAPLLSDS, encoded by the exons atggcgCGTTGCTTGGCGTTCATGCTGTTTCTCCAACTCTACTGCCTCGTCTCCACCGtcgggctgccgctgccgctcgaGCCCGCTGAGCTGCTACAGCTgggcagcgacgtcggcggcgggCGGCTAAGCGTCGACCCGGCCGACCTCCGGGAGGCGTCCGGCGACTTCGGGGGCTTCACCCGCGCCGAGCCGCCGCTGGCCGTGTACCACCCGCGCGGCGCCGGCGACGTGGCCGCGCTGGTCCGCGCCGCGTATTCCCGCGGCGACGGCCTCCGCGTGTCGGCGCGGGGCCACGGGCATTCCATCAGCGGGCAGGCGCAGGCGCCCGGCGGGGTAGTGGTGGACATGAGCCGACATAAGGCGGCGGCCCGGGCACTGCCGGCGTACTCGTCGGCGGTGGGCGGGCACTACGTGGACGTATGGGGCGGGGAGCTGTGGATCGACGTGCTCAACTGGACGCTGGCACACGGCGGGCTGGCGCCGCGGTCGTGGACGGACTACCTCTACCTCTCCGTGGGCGGCACCCTCTCCAACGCCGGCATCAGCGGGCAGGCCTTCCACCACGGGCCCCAGATCAGCAATGTCTACGAGCTCGACATCGTCACCG GGAAGGGAGAGACGGTGACCTGCTCGGCGACGACGAACTCAGACCTGTTCTTCGGCGCGCTTGGCGGGCTGGGGCAGTTCGGGATCATCACGCGGGCTCGCATCGCGCTCGAGCCTGCTCCCCGCAAG GTTCGGTGGATCCGAGCGCTCTACTCCAACTTCACCGAGTTCACCGCCGACCAGGAGCGGCTCATCTCGCAGCACGGCGGTCGCCGGTTCGACTACGTGGAGGCCTTCGTGGTGGCCGCGGAGGGCCTCATCAACAACTGGAGGTCCTCCTTCTTCTCGCCGCAGAACCCGGTTAAGCTTAGCTCGCTCAAGCAGCACACCGGTGTGCTCTACTGCCTCGAGGTCACCAAGAACTACGAcgactccaccgccgccaccgttgATCAG GAGGTGGATGCGCTGCTGGGCGACCTGAACTTCCTGCCGGGCACGGTGTTCACCACCGACCTGCCGTACGTGGACTTCCTCGACCGCGTCCACAAGGCGGAACTGAAGCTTCGCAGCAAGGGCATGTGGGAGGTGCCGCACCCGTGGCTGAACCTCTTCGTGCCGGCGTCGCGCATCGCCGACTTCGACCGcggcgtcttccatggcatcctcGGCAGCCGCACCTCCGGCGGACCCATCCTCATCTACCCCATGAACAAGCATAA GTGGGACCCGATGAGCTCGGTGGTGACGCCCGACGAGGAGGTCTTCTACCTGGTGGCGTTCCTCCGGTCGGCGCTGCCAGGCGCGGCGCAAACACTCGACGAGCTGGCGCGGCAGAATCGCCAGATCCTCGACTTCTGCGCCGACACCGGAATTGGGGCCAAGCAGTACCTGCCCAACCACAAGTCCCAGCCCTCCTGGGAGGCGCATTTTGGCCCGGAGAGATGGGCGCGGTTCGCCAGCCTCAAAGCCAAGTACGACCCCAGGGCCATGCTGGCCACCGGGCAGGGGATCTTCCCGCAGCCGGCAACAGACTCGGCTCCGCTCTTGTCCGATTCTTGA